A window of Pirellula sp. SH-Sr6A contains these coding sequences:
- a CDS encoding WecB/TagA/CpsF family glycosyltransferase: MSTQTLAPSPDVHLAWPRRFPVLNIHVSATTYAELTEVILQAALNRQSAIVSCHSVHAVVTASVSRDLCQKVNSFDAVTPDGQPVRWSLRWLHGIRLQDRVYGPELTLRVCEEAARKKVGIYLYGGTFEVLEKLTHKLQTRYPGLVVHGEAPPFRALTEQEDRAVVERIEKSGAGIVFIGLGCPKQDEFAFAHRSSIHAVQICVGAAFDFHAGVKKMAPPWMQRNGLEWLFRLCQEPRRLWWRYLSANTSFLYLLLGQFLRGKKSPN, encoded by the coding sequence TTGTCTACTCAAACACTTGCTCCATCTCCCGATGTCCACCTCGCTTGGCCAAGGCGGTTCCCTGTTCTGAATATTCACGTCAGCGCGACCACTTACGCGGAATTGACGGAGGTCATCTTGCAGGCGGCCTTGAATCGGCAATCGGCCATTGTCAGTTGCCATTCGGTGCATGCGGTTGTCACCGCTTCCGTATCCCGAGATCTATGTCAAAAGGTCAATTCCTTTGACGCGGTCACCCCGGACGGACAACCGGTACGATGGTCGCTGCGATGGCTACATGGAATTCGGCTTCAAGACCGCGTCTACGGTCCCGAATTAACCCTGCGAGTTTGCGAAGAAGCCGCCAGAAAAAAGGTGGGGATCTACCTTTACGGGGGCACTTTTGAAGTCTTGGAAAAATTAACACACAAGTTGCAGACGCGCTATCCTGGCCTGGTTGTACACGGGGAAGCCCCCCCCTTCCGGGCGTTGACCGAACAGGAAGATCGAGCGGTCGTGGAACGCATCGAGAAGAGTGGAGCTGGGATCGTCTTCATCGGCTTGGGTTGTCCGAAGCAAGACGAGTTTGCATTCGCACATCGAAGTAGTATCCACGCGGTTCAGATCTGCGTTGGGGCCGCATTCGACTTCCACGCTGGCGTAAAAAAGATGGCCCCCCCTTGGATGCAGCGGAACGGTTTGGAATGGTTGTTCCGATTGTGCCAAGAACCGCGTCGATTGTGGTGGCGTTATCTCTCCGCAAACACCAGTTTTTTGTACCTTTTGTTGGGCCAGTTCTTGCGAGGTAAAAAGTCGCCCAACTAA
- a CDS encoding NAD-dependent epimerase/dehydratase family protein, with protein sequence MNNKVVLVAGGGGFIGGHLVASLLNIPGIQVRSVDLKPLDEWYQVFPNAENLSADLQNKSDCERVCEGVSDVYNLAADMGGMGFIENNKALCMLSVLINTHLLQASEAAKVERFFFASSACVYNADKQLRFDLEPLKESDAYPAMPEDGYGWEKLFSERMCRHFEEDFGLKTRVARFHNVYGPHGTWRGGREKAPAAICRKVIEAIASGEHEISIWGDGRQTRSFTFIDDCIHGIDLIMQSSINQPINLGSSEMVSINQLVDIVERFFGVELQRHYQLDAPKGVNGRNSDNTLIKSLFDWEPSTSLVNGMRQTCSWIRDEYIADLRKTGSHSAEIDRLLQADLVGSNT encoded by the coding sequence ATGAACAATAAAGTCGTACTTGTCGCCGGTGGTGGTGGTTTCATTGGCGGTCATCTGGTCGCCAGCTTGTTAAATATCCCTGGCATCCAAGTCCGCTCTGTGGACTTGAAACCGCTCGACGAGTGGTATCAAGTCTTCCCGAACGCTGAAAACCTCTCCGCGGACTTGCAAAACAAATCCGACTGCGAGCGTGTTTGCGAGGGTGTGTCCGATGTGTACAACCTCGCGGCAGACATGGGAGGAATGGGATTCATCGAAAACAACAAAGCCTTGTGCATGTTGTCGGTTTTGATCAATACCCATTTGCTCCAAGCTTCCGAGGCGGCGAAGGTAGAACGATTTTTCTTTGCCAGCTCTGCCTGTGTTTATAACGCTGACAAACAGTTGCGATTTGATCTGGAGCCTCTGAAAGAATCCGACGCGTACCCCGCGATGCCAGAGGATGGCTATGGCTGGGAAAAACTGTTCTCGGAGAGAATGTGCCGTCACTTCGAAGAAGATTTCGGATTGAAGACGCGAGTGGCTCGCTTCCACAACGTTTATGGTCCGCACGGAACCTGGAGAGGCGGACGAGAGAAAGCACCTGCGGCGATTTGTCGAAAGGTGATCGAGGCCATCGCTAGCGGCGAGCATGAAATTTCGATTTGGGGGGATGGCAGACAGACCCGAAGTTTTACCTTTATCGATGACTGCATTCACGGCATTGATTTGATCATGCAGAGCAGTATCAACCAGCCGATCAATTTGGGTTCCAGTGAAATGGTGTCTATCAACCAGCTCGTGGATATCGTGGAGCGATTCTTCGGAGTTGAACTCCAACGTCATTACCAATTGGATGCACCCAAGGGAGTCAATGGGCGCAATAGCGATAATACTCTTATTAAGTCCCTATTCGATTGGGAGCCAAGCACCAGCCTTGTAAATGGTATGAGACAAACCTGCTCTTGGATCCGAGACGAGTACATTGCGGATCTCAGAAAAACTGGAAGCCATTCGGCGGAAATCGATCGGTTGCTCCAAGCGGACTTGGTCGGTTCCAACACTTAA
- a CDS encoding glycosyltransferase family 2 protein: MPIYNGAEFLRETFDSLLQQTFGDFELIISDNASTDETSDICRDYARSDPRIRYERLSENAGAIANFNRLPTLASGEYYKWVAADDLCMPRFLECTLKTIESNADAVWVHSDFGKIDQHGNVLTVEDEAAEGLAHSSQANQPRMHHDSPRRHKRFQGVLLGTTWCADVYGLIRKSVLDKAFPMPTCYGAEKVLLGELALRGKYYQVPETLFYQRVHAKTSGSMTTRAEQEAYMSPKKKRSRLSGTRLALLRGHIRSIGNVPMSHSERLLCILAIFQYLAQLPKWPTLLRSELLHEPIRRPTSHPKKSRPSEGEGRKLSPHP; the protein is encoded by the coding sequence ATGCCCATTTATAATGGGGCAGAATTTTTGAGAGAGACGTTTGATTCTTTGCTCCAGCAAACATTCGGCGATTTCGAGCTTATCATTTCGGACAACGCATCGACCGACGAGACCTCGGACATTTGCCGAGACTACGCGCGGAGCGATCCTCGAATCCGCTACGAGCGATTAAGCGAAAATGCTGGAGCGATTGCCAACTTCAATCGACTCCCCACCCTTGCTTCTGGTGAATATTACAAATGGGTTGCTGCGGACGATCTTTGCATGCCCCGGTTTCTGGAATGCACGCTGAAAACGATAGAATCCAACGCCGACGCAGTTTGGGTGCACTCGGATTTTGGAAAGATCGATCAGCACGGCAATGTCCTGACAGTAGAAGACGAAGCAGCCGAAGGTTTGGCGCATTCATCCCAGGCGAATCAACCGAGAATGCACCACGATTCTCCACGGCGACACAAGCGGTTTCAGGGAGTCTTGCTAGGCACTACTTGGTGCGCAGACGTGTATGGCCTGATTCGCAAATCGGTTCTGGATAAAGCGTTTCCGATGCCAACCTGCTATGGGGCAGAAAAGGTATTGCTGGGGGAGCTTGCATTGCGGGGCAAATACTATCAAGTACCAGAGACCCTCTTTTACCAGCGTGTACACGCTAAAACGTCAGGCTCGATGACCACACGTGCCGAACAAGAGGCATACATGTCCCCCAAGAAAAAGCGGAGTCGTCTTTCTGGAACGCGATTGGCTTTGCTGAGGGGTCATATCCGTTCGATTGGTAATGTCCCGATGAGCCACTCCGAAAGGCTCCTGTGCATACTTGCGATCTTTCAATACCTGGCCCAGCTTCCAAAGTGGCCGACGTTGTTGCGATCGGAACTCTTGCATGAGCCAATTCGCAGGCCCACTTCGCATCCCAAAAAGTCCAGGCCATCGGAGGGCGAAGGAAGAAAGCTTTCGCCCCATCCATGA
- a CDS encoding class I SAM-dependent methyltransferase, with translation MKIAAAMTRERSTAVHLNENKMACNACGSASTTPFFYLPDLPVHVGHFYEDASSAQMAPRGDVELAYCHSCGHIFNQLFDANRIDYRPGYEVSLYHSPLFRSFMQSVAERLQNMYRLRGKTILEIGAGSGWFLELLCRLGGNRGIGIDPTIHRTGILQSDGVQLEMIRDLFDRRFQAQFDAWQPDFICCLSVLEHIAQPRRLLQDLRSMIGPRRTRNYFEIFNAARAFQRQEVWSIHYEQCSYFSESSFRRLFESCGFQVLAGGGCYEGDQYLFVDCEPNFSHSDFGTDHLAVPQSADCAAPQGCCQSLPQEISRFARYFVERCETWSQRFDSFRQQNKRVIFWGTGGKGVTFLNTCPSASSIKFVAEINPAKQGKFVPGSAQQIVAPEHLVEIQPDVIIISNAIYEQEIREQARQLGLRSELYVA, from the coding sequence ATGAAAATTGCCGCGGCTATGACACGGGAACGCTCCACTGCAGTCCATCTCAATGAAAACAAGATGGCATGCAACGCGTGCGGTTCCGCTTCGACCACCCCGTTTTTCTACCTGCCCGATCTCCCGGTCCATGTGGGGCATTTTTATGAAGATGCAAGCTCCGCGCAAATGGCTCCGCGAGGCGACGTGGAGCTTGCTTACTGCCATTCCTGCGGACACATTTTCAATCAGCTTTTTGATGCAAATCGCATCGACTATCGGCCGGGCTACGAAGTTTCCCTTTACCACTCCCCGTTGTTTCGAAGCTTCATGCAGTCGGTGGCAGAGCGACTGCAAAACATGTATCGATTACGAGGAAAGACCATCCTTGAAATTGGAGCCGGAAGCGGTTGGTTTCTAGAATTGCTTTGCCGATTGGGAGGAAATCGAGGGATTGGTATCGACCCTACGATTCATCGCACGGGTATCCTCCAATCCGACGGTGTGCAGCTTGAAATGATCCGAGATCTGTTTGACCGACGTTTCCAGGCTCAATTCGATGCGTGGCAACCTGATTTCATCTGCTGCCTTTCGGTGTTAGAGCATATTGCACAACCGCGACGCCTTCTTCAGGATCTGCGTTCGATGATTGGCCCCCGGAGAACCCGAAACTATTTCGAGATCTTCAATGCCGCCCGCGCCTTTCAGCGCCAGGAGGTATGGAGTATTCATTACGAACAATGCAGCTACTTCTCCGAAAGTTCTTTCCGTAGGCTATTCGAATCCTGCGGCTTTCAAGTTCTTGCGGGCGGGGGATGTTACGAAGGGGATCAGTATCTCTTCGTCGACTGCGAACCGAATTTTTCCCATTCCGATTTTGGAACCGATCACCTCGCGGTTCCTCAGTCAGCGGATTGCGCGGCACCTCAAGGATGTTGCCAATCTCTACCTCAAGAAATCTCCCGATTCGCGAGGTACTTTGTGGAACGATGCGAGACATGGAGCCAACGATTCGATTCGTTTCGGCAGCAAAACAAGCGTGTCATATTCTGGGGGACCGGTGGCAAAGGCGTCACCTTCTTGAACACTTGCCCCTCTGCGTCGTCGATAAAGTTTGTGGCGGAGATCAACCCGGCGAAACAAGGAAAGTTTGTTCCGGGCAGTGCGCAACAAATAGTCGCACCCGAGCATCTTGTCGAGATCCAACCCGACGTGATTATCATTTCCAATGCGATTTATGAGCAGGAAATACGTGAACAGGCCCGCCAATTGGGATTGCGCAGCGAACTCTACGTCGCGTGA
- a CDS encoding GumC family protein, with product MNPSSEPDISPTAIARTLYRHRTKVILLFLLFFAAFCAMVLSAKPLYRYEAKLFLRLGRESVLLDPTVTALQTQTLSMPTTRENELNSTVDLLTSRMLVERLVDELNPDSILENAPESQQDVARASQSSGSNWLKSQLAFLSRPSREKAIEFVESRLDVSAVKNSNVIGISFEHPSAETTRLVVQKLIELYMKEHLRINRAPGAYDFLLKQTAAVQEQLAKTEAEWRDLKNESGVADVTEAKRLMIESLDELDDDLRIAQVELSASKGRLTLLQEKLQRIPEMRETSRADGQLAAGADSIRGLLYALELKEKELSAKYTDQHHLVKEVRKQVDDSRDLLAREVENRRESTTSTNKVFEETELLLVKEESEMKSFQAKIAALTEQIETTKCDLQKLNDLELRFVQLERDTRLQDSNYKRYSESLEQARIDQELDLQRISNINVVQPDRAPDRPVDSKLLIKLVGGFLASCLASCLIAIGLERLRPPFEPKNL from the coding sequence ATGAATCCAAGCTCAGAACCCGATATTTCACCGACCGCCATCGCCCGGACTTTGTATAGGCATCGAACGAAAGTCATCCTTTTGTTCCTCCTGTTTTTTGCTGCATTCTGCGCGATGGTGCTGTCCGCGAAACCGTTGTATCGGTATGAGGCCAAACTCTTCCTCCGACTTGGCCGGGAAAGTGTCTTGCTCGACCCAACGGTTACCGCTCTGCAGACACAGACGTTAAGTATGCCGACGACTCGCGAAAACGAGTTGAATTCGACAGTGGATCTTTTGACAAGTCGAATGCTCGTAGAACGCCTGGTCGATGAATTGAACCCAGACTCCATTTTGGAGAATGCCCCCGAGAGCCAACAAGATGTGGCGCGAGCCTCCCAAAGCTCAGGATCAAATTGGTTGAAATCGCAACTTGCATTTCTTTCAAGGCCATCTCGGGAGAAGGCCATAGAGTTTGTAGAGTCGCGACTGGATGTTTCCGCGGTGAAGAACTCGAATGTCATCGGAATATCCTTCGAACATCCGTCGGCGGAGACAACGAGGCTGGTGGTCCAAAAACTGATCGAGCTCTACATGAAGGAGCATTTGAGGATTAACCGCGCACCGGGGGCATATGATTTCCTCTTGAAACAGACCGCTGCGGTCCAAGAACAACTGGCAAAGACAGAAGCCGAGTGGCGTGATCTCAAAAACGAATCCGGAGTTGCGGATGTTACCGAAGCAAAGCGACTCATGATCGAGAGCCTGGACGAGCTAGACGACGACCTCCGTATCGCGCAAGTTGAGTTATCGGCTTCCAAAGGCCGACTGACCTTGTTGCAAGAAAAACTCCAACGTATTCCCGAGATGCGAGAGACCTCGAGAGCCGATGGGCAGCTCGCCGCCGGGGCGGATTCCATACGAGGCCTGCTCTACGCTTTGGAACTGAAAGAAAAGGAACTATCCGCGAAGTACACCGACCAACATCACCTGGTCAAAGAGGTGCGGAAACAAGTCGATGATTCACGCGACTTGCTCGCACGCGAAGTGGAGAATCGTCGTGAGTCCACAACGAGCACCAACAAAGTCTTCGAAGAAACAGAGCTGCTGTTGGTGAAAGAGGAAAGCGAGATGAAATCTTTTCAAGCGAAGATTGCGGCATTAACGGAGCAGATTGAAACGACCAAATGCGATCTGCAGAAGTTAAATGATCTTGAACTGCGATTCGTGCAACTCGAACGAGATACTCGACTGCAGGACTCCAATTACAAACGCTATTCCGAGAGTTTGGAGCAAGCACGAATCGACCAAGAACTAGATCTGCAAAGGATCTCGAATATCAACGTGGTTCAGCCCGATAGAGCTCCGGACCGTCCCGTGGATTCAAAACTCTTGATCAAGCTCGTGGGTGGGTTTTTGGCAAGCTGCCTTGCAAGCTGCCTTATCGCGATTGGATTGGAGCGTCTGCGACCGCCATTCGAACCGAAGAACCTATGA
- a CDS encoding O-antigen ligase family protein, translating into MREDDSNISLDESDTRKPQSVGEHLWLVLLMINLFGLALLGRGWANLGIPPLFVGELVLVLGAFVVFLSGYWNLFFQSRLIWPLWVLMVWGAYRTLPYLGQYGFHALRDAVLLGYALFAILTFVYICSKPERLSILVRGYARFATWFLVLIPLIWIPSQFLQDKLPANPITFLFLNAKGGDTGVHLAGVMAFWAVGIGAAPSFRLLILFCFTFAWVAAVNRGGLLSFLLAISFVCCFRPYNVVVWRFALLGATTLLLLLVIDFRIQIPGRERKIDATQFIENVTSVASKTKSGDLDGTKEWRLMWWSEIVDYTIFGRYYWVGKGFGVNLADDDGFQVSSDGSLRSPHNGHLNVLARSGVPGFVMWCTALGAWFIAMVTELRRSLIHRERNWTNLLLFLTAYWIAFSVNATFDVFLEGPMGGIWYWTLYGIGMAAIWIHRHCPEALDLSAQPNLFPNCR; encoded by the coding sequence ATGAGAGAGGATGACTCCAACATTAGTCTCGACGAGTCCGACACCAGAAAGCCCCAGAGTGTGGGCGAACACCTGTGGTTGGTTTTGTTGATGATCAACTTGTTCGGGCTTGCCTTGCTGGGGCGAGGTTGGGCGAACCTTGGGATTCCTCCATTGTTCGTTGGTGAATTGGTGTTGGTTCTGGGTGCGTTCGTTGTATTCCTTTCGGGGTATTGGAATCTTTTCTTTCAGTCGCGACTTATCTGGCCGCTGTGGGTACTGATGGTGTGGGGGGCCTACCGAACTCTCCCTTACCTTGGCCAGTATGGATTCCATGCGCTTCGAGATGCCGTTCTTCTGGGCTACGCACTCTTTGCAATTCTTACGTTTGTCTATATCTGCTCGAAACCAGAACGTCTCAGTATTCTCGTGCGCGGGTATGCGCGCTTCGCAACTTGGTTCTTGGTGTTGATTCCGTTGATATGGATTCCATCGCAGTTTTTGCAGGATAAATTACCGGCCAATCCGATCACCTTCCTGTTTTTGAATGCAAAAGGGGGAGATACCGGTGTGCATCTCGCAGGCGTGATGGCCTTTTGGGCAGTTGGAATAGGAGCGGCACCTTCGTTCAGACTCCTGATCCTCTTCTGCTTTACCTTTGCGTGGGTGGCTGCGGTCAATCGCGGAGGATTGCTTTCGTTCCTTCTTGCGATTTCATTTGTCTGTTGTTTCAGGCCGTACAACGTCGTCGTCTGGCGGTTCGCCTTGCTCGGAGCCACCACTTTATTGCTCCTCCTGGTCATCGACTTTCGAATTCAGATTCCCGGTCGAGAGCGGAAGATCGATGCGACCCAATTCATCGAGAACGTCACGAGCGTCGCCAGCAAAACAAAAAGCGGGGATTTGGATGGGACAAAAGAGTGGAGGCTGATGTGGTGGTCTGAGATCGTCGACTACACCATTTTTGGTCGTTACTATTGGGTGGGCAAAGGGTTTGGGGTGAATCTGGCAGACGACGATGGATTTCAAGTCTCATCGGACGGCTCGCTTCGAAGTCCGCACAACGGTCATTTGAACGTCCTCGCTCGTTCCGGGGTGCCCGGATTCGTGATGTGGTGCACCGCTCTGGGAGCTTGGTTCATCGCAATGGTCACTGAGTTGCGTCGCAGTCTTATCCATCGCGAGCGGAATTGGACTAATTTGCTATTGTTTCTAACCGCCTATTGGATTGCGTTCAGCGTCAACGCGACTTTCGACGTCTTCTTAGAAGGACCGATGGGAGGAATCTGGTACTGGACCCTTTATGGAATCGGAATGGCCGCTATCTGGATCCATCGCCATTGCCCGGAAGCTCTTGACCTCTCTGCCCAGCCAAATTTATTTCCAAACTGCCGATGA
- a CDS encoding NADH-quinone oxidoreductase subunit A has translation MANYLPILIYLVAVIGFAAVSLLLPHLVAPRKPTRVKDMPYESGMDPVGDARKPFDVKFYLMAILFLVFDIELIFLYPWAVSLLAPDGVPAEFRPAVLGVLMVLLATLGLAYVVAYRKGVFDWRRK, from the coding sequence GTGGCGAACTACCTACCGATTTTGATCTATCTCGTTGCCGTGATTGGATTTGCGGCCGTCTCGCTGTTGCTGCCACACCTGGTGGCCCCTCGTAAACCGACGCGGGTGAAGGACATGCCCTACGAGTCTGGAATGGACCCGGTGGGGGATGCCCGCAAGCCGTTTGATGTCAAGTTTTACTTGATGGCGATTCTCTTTTTGGTCTTCGATATTGAATTGATCTTCCTCTATCCGTGGGCAGTTTCGCTGCTTGCACCGGATGGAGTTCCCGCCGAGTTCCGCCCCGCAGTCTTGGGAGTGCTCATGGTTCTCCTGGCGACGCTCGGGTTGGCTTATGTGGTTGCTTACCGCAAAGGAGTATTCGATTGGCGACGGAAGTAA
- a CDS encoding NADH-quinone oxidoreductase subunit NuoB yields MGDNVFLTTLDAAASWARANSLWPMPFATACCGIELMSTAASRHDLSRFGSEVMRFTPRQCDLMIVAGRVVMKMLPVLQRIWLQMPEPKWCISMGACACTGGVFDTYAVVQGVDRFIPVDVYVPGCPPRPEQLIRAIIDLQDKIKSGGTINAREFKLRVLPEGPQRFDEDELIRIRERNGLKLETPKYDPIH; encoded by the coding sequence CTGGGCGACAATGTTTTCTTGACCACGCTGGACGCTGCGGCCTCTTGGGCGCGTGCCAACAGCCTTTGGCCGATGCCTTTCGCGACAGCTTGCTGTGGCATTGAGTTGATGAGCACGGCTGCGAGTCGGCACGATTTGTCACGGTTCGGCAGCGAAGTGATGCGTTTCACTCCCCGGCAATGCGATTTGATGATTGTCGCGGGTCGAGTGGTGATGAAGATGCTTCCGGTCCTGCAGAGGATTTGGTTGCAAATGCCTGAACCGAAGTGGTGTATCTCCATGGGAGCATGTGCGTGCACCGGGGGAGTCTTCGACACCTACGCGGTAGTTCAGGGCGTCGATCGTTTTATTCCTGTGGACGTGTATGTCCCTGGATGTCCTCCGCGCCCGGAGCAATTGATTCGCGCGATCATCGATTTGCAGGACAAGATCAAATCGGGCGGGACGATCAACGCGCGCGAGTTCAAGCTTCGTGTGTTACCAGAGGGTCCTCAACGCTTTGATGAGGACGAATTGATCCGAATCCGGGAACGGAACGGATTGAAATTGGAAACCCCAAAATACGATCCCATCCACTAG
- a CDS encoding NADH-quinone oxidoreductase subunit C, translated as MAESVPSSSIQERLGSELPNKLLAWSTFQDQVRAVVPAAEILGTLQACKRLGFNQLTDLTCVDLLEYGSGADRFEVVYLLLNVDTGERLTVKTHVNDPDPKLPSATPVWFGADWLEREVYDMYGIVFEGHPNFKRLLLPQEFQSFPMRKDYPVKGRGERHNFPVITRAES; from the coding sequence ATGGCAGAATCTGTACCATCATCCAGCATCCAGGAACGGCTTGGGAGCGAGCTCCCCAATAAGCTTTTGGCTTGGTCGACTTTCCAGGATCAAGTTCGAGCGGTTGTACCCGCAGCGGAGATCCTCGGCACCTTGCAAGCGTGCAAGAGACTTGGCTTTAACCAGCTCACCGATCTGACTTGCGTCGATTTGCTGGAGTATGGAAGCGGTGCAGATCGTTTTGAAGTTGTTTATTTGTTGTTGAATGTCGATACGGGCGAGCGATTGACGGTCAAAACGCATGTCAATGACCCAGATCCCAAGCTTCCGTCGGCCACTCCGGTTTGGTTCGGTGCGGATTGGCTCGAACGGGAGGTGTATGACATGTACGGCATCGTGTTCGAAGGTCACCCGAACTTCAAACGACTCTTGCTTCCGCAGGAGTTCCAGTCCTTTCCTATGCGAAAGGACTATCCCGTGAAAGGTCGCGGAGAGCGACACAATTTCCCAGTGATCACGCGAGCGGAAAGCTAA
- a CDS encoding NADH-quinone oxidoreductase subunit D has protein sequence MPLELMDRPDLDAGHKEGFWTLNFGPQHPATHTTLRLVLQLDGEMVMDAEPDIGFLHSGFEKLGEVLDFNQYVTIVDRMNYISPLANEIAWHHSVEKLLGIELTPRCKYIRTIFAELMRIHDHLLCTGTCVLDLGGATAFMYAFNEREYIYEICERASGQRFHTSYTRVGGLLYDVTDDWIEMVRKFCRSFKKAYRDFSGLVMKNRIFVERTQGVGVLTYEDAIVGGATGPVARASGVVRDLRRDEPYLAYDDFDFDVCAAQGGDCYARFQVRMLEMLESLKIIEQAIENLPSGPIYAEGTGKEGLPDKREVYRSIEGLIHHFENIMPNRQMPAPKESVYAATESPNGELGYYIVGDGSFRAYRARTRPPSLLHFSLFPRMIRGCMLSDVAAVLGSINIIAAELDR, from the coding sequence ATGCCACTAGAATTGATGGACCGCCCTGATTTGGACGCCGGTCACAAAGAAGGGTTTTGGACGCTCAACTTTGGGCCTCAGCACCCAGCGACGCACACAACACTTCGATTGGTGTTGCAGCTCGATGGTGAAATGGTGATGGACGCCGAGCCGGACATCGGATTCTTGCATAGTGGTTTCGAGAAGCTCGGCGAGGTACTGGACTTCAATCAGTACGTCACCATTGTCGACCGGATGAACTACATTTCTCCGCTCGCAAACGAAATCGCTTGGCACCACTCCGTCGAGAAGTTGCTCGGGATCGAATTGACCCCGCGATGCAAATACATTCGAACCATCTTTGCCGAGTTGATGCGAATTCACGACCATCTCCTGTGCACAGGCACCTGTGTCTTGGACTTGGGTGGCGCCACGGCATTCATGTATGCGTTCAATGAACGCGAGTATATCTACGAGATTTGCGAACGCGCATCAGGCCAGCGCTTTCACACGTCCTACACGCGCGTCGGGGGTCTGCTCTACGACGTGACGGACGACTGGATTGAGATGGTGCGCAAGTTCTGTAGGAGTTTCAAAAAGGCCTACCGCGACTTCTCCGGACTGGTGATGAAAAATCGGATTTTCGTCGAGCGAACGCAAGGAGTCGGTGTTCTGACGTATGAGGATGCGATCGTTGGTGGTGCGACGGGTCCGGTAGCACGTGCGAGCGGGGTCGTCCGCGATTTACGCCGCGACGAACCCTATCTCGCGTATGACGATTTCGATTTCGATGTCTGTGCAGCGCAAGGGGGCGACTGCTACGCTCGCTTCCAAGTTCGCATGCTGGAGATGCTAGAGAGTCTCAAGATCATCGAGCAGGCTATTGAGAATTTGCCGTCGGGTCCGATCTATGCGGAGGGGACGGGCAAGGAAGGTTTGCCGGACAAACGAGAAGTGTATCGAAGTATCGAAGGTTTGATCCATCACTTCGAGAACATCATGCCCAACAGACAAATGCCTGCACCGAAGGAGTCCGTCTACGCAGCGACCGAGTCGCCCAACGGTGAACTTGGTTATTACATTGTGGGGGACGGATCATTCCGGGCCTACCGAGCGAGGACGCGTCCCCCCTCTTTGCTCCATTTCTCACTTTTCCCACGGATGATCCGAGGCTGCATGTTGAGCGACGTCGCCGCGGTATTGGGAAGTATCAACATCATTGCTGCGGAGCTAGACCGATGA
- a CDS encoding complex I 24 kDa subunit family protein gives MSELSSNAKKVIEDHIGRYPSKQAVTLPALHIVQEETGCVSNRAMKEIAEILGLSPAQIHDTMSFYGFFRTEEDPVGKVRVWICRSLPCMLRGGEELLAELCERWGVQPGGTTADGQITLELAECLGACDGAPCMLVNDELSLRVDADEVEKQVRGNG, from the coding sequence ATGAGCGAATTGAGTTCGAATGCCAAGAAAGTGATCGAAGATCACATCGGACGATATCCGAGCAAACAGGCAGTCACATTGCCGGCGTTGCATATCGTTCAGGAAGAGACTGGCTGTGTCAGCAATCGCGCAATGAAAGAGATCGCGGAGATTCTCGGGCTTTCCCCCGCGCAGATCCACGACACGATGTCTTTCTATGGATTCTTTCGGACCGAGGAAGATCCCGTTGGTAAAGTCCGGGTTTGGATTTGCCGCTCTTTGCCGTGCATGCTCCGCGGCGGTGAAGAGTTGCTGGCTGAACTTTGTGAGCGATGGGGTGTTCAACCAGGCGGCACCACCGCGGATGGGCAGATCACCTTGGAGTTGGCCGAATGCTTGGGCGCCTGCGACGGCGCTCCCTGCATGCTGGTCAACGATGAGTTGAGTTTGCGAGTCGATGCCGACGAAGTGGAAAAACAAGTGCGAGGAAACGGATGA